From one Mya arenaria isolate MELC-2E11 chromosome 4, ASM2691426v1 genomic stretch:
- the LOC128229690 gene encoding uncharacterized protein LOC128229690 encodes MAFKPKRHLKVINNLKDLDLNASDLIHDCSCSLCKDDYHNTEAKYFCGDCSKYYCDKCLTFHAKVHKEHIVLGRKDVNKWSGKGDAIYMCDLHPSKVMELHCDDHDELCCHLCVSLNHRMCRSITLISDLARGNNQPDPGERRQKEKKQNSLKASGKSMLTKVKALRTSLNQLLDELEKRTVEEIDSVLADLDGSLQKDIDACTNIHDQLKALLDTVQAKDDDSESTFYIGYRKCQDKMTEANRLLQDMSTKQKMTVIFQPSTNALQLLSDLKTLGHMKGNAEINGQHNLFGMQSSGQVNPLLDISKVFKMKAKKKINVKLKSDKEYCHITGITVLSRGEIILVDYVSRKAKMLDSNYKVTAHCDLPKYTHALCSISDQKVAVTVNCGGDTVRHEVHFLTVSAGTIKMTRKFSVDHGCYSISHHGGVLYVGSATALYLYTTAGRLVRKIHEDNSDNSTVNQFAFSTDGRKIFIPASGQNKIVTMDTQGNILSTLRDTSFNWPCCVHVSESGHVFVCSSDSHTVVQFDEEGKKKMTTLIREGDGINHPRTIWYNPRTGRLIVGGNQDDILVVELQ; translated from the exons ATGGCTTTCAAACCCAAGAGACATTTGAAagttatcaataatttaaaagacTTAGATTTGAATGCCTCTGATTTGATACATGACTGTTCCTGCTCTTTGTGTAAAGATGACTATCACAACACCGAGGCCAAGTATTTCTGCGGGGACTGCTCTAAATATTACTGTGACAAGTGCCTGACATTTCATGCAAAAGTCCACAAAGAGCATATTGTGCTGGGCCGTAAGGATGTAAACAAATGGTCGGGAAAAGGAGACGCCATCTATATGTGCGATCTTCACCCTTCGAAAGTCATGGAGCTGCACTGTGACGATCACGATGAGCTTTGTTGTCACCTCTGTGTATCACTGAACC ACAGGATGTGCCGAAGCATTACATTGATATCGGACCTGGCCAGGG GTAACAACCAGCCTGACCCAGGTGAGAGAcgtcagaaagaaaaaaaacagaactCCCTGAAGGCTTCAGGCAAGTCCATGCTGACAAAGGTCAAGGCCCTGAGGACATCACTGAACCAGCTGCTAGATGAGCTTGAGAAGAGGACAGTGGAAGAGATAGACAGTGTCCTGGCTGACCTAGATGGGTCACTACAGAAGGACATTGATGCCTGCACAAACATACACGACCAGCTTAAGGCTCTCTTGGACACTGTCCAAGCCAAGGACGATGACAGTGAGTCCACCTTCTACATTGGTTACAGAAAATGCCAGGACAAGATGACAGAGGCCAACAGACTACTTCAGGATATGTCCACCAAACAAAAGATGACGGTCATTTTCCAACCTTCTACCAACGCTCTACAACTGCTGTCTGACTTGAAGACACTCGGACACATGAAAGGGAATGCTGAAATTAATGGCCAACATAATTTGTTTGGCATGCAATCATCTGGACAAGTTAATCCATTATTGGATATATCCAAAGTCTTCAAGATGAAagcgaagaaaaaaatcaatgtgaAATTAAAGTCAGACAAAGAATACTGTCATATAACTGGAATCACTGTTCTTTCAAGAGGTGAGATTATTCTTGTAGATTATGTAAGTAGAAAAGCAAAAATGTTGGACAGTAATTACAAGGTCACTGCCCACTGTGATCTCCCTAAGTATACACATGCTCTCTGCAGTATCTCAGACCAAAAAGTGGCTGTCACTGTAAACTGTGGAGGTGACACTGTGAGACATGAGGTCCACTTTCTCACTGTGTCAGCTGGCACCATTAAGATGACTAGGAAGTTCTCAGTTGACCATGGCTGTTACTCTATCAGTCACCATGGGGGTGTGCTTTATGTGGGCTCGGCCACTGCCCTGTACCTCTACACCACAGCTGGCAGGCTTGTGAGGAAAATACATGAAGATAACTCTGATAACTCCACAGTGAATCAATTTGCGTTTAGCACAGATGGCAGGAAGATCTTTATTCCAGCCTCCGGTCAGAACAAGATAGTCACCATGGACACTCAGGGCAACATTCTGTCCACACTACGGGACACGAGCTTTAACTGGCCTTGTTGTGTACATGTTAGTGAGAGTGGACACGTGTTTGTATGTTCATCAGACTCCCACACAGTGGTGCAGTTTGACGAGGAAGGCAAGAAGAAGATGACAACATTAATCAGGGAGGGAGATGGTATCAACCATCCACGGACAATCTGGTACAATCCCCGAACTGGTAGGCTTATCGTTGGTGGGAACCAAGATGACATTCTGGTGGTGGAACTCCAGTAG